A segment of the Cohnella algarum genome:
GGGCAGATCGGCGGGGCCCGTCGAGTCTACGTAGCGGGCGCGGGGCGGTCGGGCCTCATGATGCGGGCGTTTGCCATGCGGCTCATGCACCTGGGGTTCGAAGCGCACGTGGCGGGAGAGACGGTGACGCCGGGAATCGGGGAGGGCGACCTGCTCGTGATCGGATCCGGGTCGGGAACGACCGGGAGTCTGCTTCGCATGGCGGAGAAAGCGAAAGGAGTCGGCGCCCGGCTCGCGCTGCTGACGACCGCCGCAGATTCCGACATCGGGCAATTGGCGGACGTGACCGTGCCGATTCCCGCCGCGGCGAAGGAGCAAAGGGGCTCGTCTAAAAGCGTGCAGCCGATGGGCTCCCTGTTCGAGCAGAGCCTGCTGCTCACGCTCGATGC
Coding sequences within it:
- the hxlB gene encoding 6-phospho-3-hexuloisomerase, whose product is MAGQQRPVAADAWTERVLEELIRTVAAVPGAALEAVAGQIGGARRVYVAGAGRSGLMMRAFAMRLMHLGFEAHVAGETVTPGIGEGDLLVIGSGSGTTGSLLRMAEKAKGVGARLALLTTAADSDIGQLADVTVPIPAAAKEQRGSSKSVQPMGSLFEQSLLLTLDAVVLKLMEAGSVDARAMMARHANLE